A genomic stretch from Bacteroidales bacterium includes:
- a CDS encoding T9SS type A sorting domain-containing protein, with product MKKTYFFIVTMLVASTMFAQTICDLEPIFMTSNTDPTPISTITLGPNDNLSVYPGVRNHGPNDANTTATVVFTVNGDTMQTELVDLNGFLPANQFAALTPEGLTVTADDLNSVGLTGTFVGCMNITYAGNDPNAANNTTCITITRLTNIEENIASKISVYPNPANNFITVDNAENANITIINMIGEIVANVNNASLNQTIDISKLASGTYFVKIDNKVFKFNVVK from the coding sequence ATGAAAAAAACTTACTTTTTTATCGTAACAATGTTGGTAGCAAGCACAATGTTTGCACAAACCATCTGTGATCTTGAACCTATATTTATGACAAGCAATACTGACCCAACTCCTATCTCAACCATAACCTTAGGTCCTAATGATAACCTATCCGTGTATCCAGGTGTTAGAAATCATGGTCCTAATGACGCAAACACAACTGCAACAGTTGTATTTACTGTTAATGGTGATACTATGCAGACCGAACTAGTTGACTTAAATGGCTTCTTGCCTGCTAACCAATTTGCAGCTCTAACACCAGAAGGTCTTACTGTTACTGCTGACGACTTGAATTCAGTAGGTTTAACTGGCACTTTTGTTGGCTGTATGAATATTACATATGCAGGAAATGATCCTAATGCGGCAAATAATACTACTTGTATTACTATTACAAGACTAACAAATATTGAAGAAAACATTGCATCTAAGATTTCAGTTTATCCAAATCCAGCTAATAATTTCATAACTGTTGATAATGCAGAAAATGCTAATATAACTATTATAAATATGATTGGCGAAATTGTTGCAAATGTTAACAATGCTTCTTTAAATCAAACCATTGATATTAGCAAGTTAGCTAGCGGAACTTATTTTGTAAAAATTGACAATAAAGTTTTCAAATTTAATGTTGTGAAATAA
- a CDS encoding T9SS type A sorting domain-containing protein, with amino-acid sequence MKKQIIILFLCLLAFTAYSQQYYPLIEEGRSWNVLIVVPSELPFDTSCYTVSYLAKGDTIINSVEYKKMYSSNEKNPVNWNLHGFIREDVAKKVWYKTIVDANEALIYDFSILAGDSLKLGKDTAFYYKVDSITTGTVASSLREKYWISQDDYSWRETWIEGIGSNKGILGSAMATAVGGWSWLLCVHDNGSLVYMNPNHESCYIKTDIDEINKTIFNVYPNPFTDVIEIDFDANIDKSKILICIYNSIGQKVVNISKIESNQLKIDLSNMPSGIYYLAIQDESRVLLTQKQIKL; translated from the coding sequence ATGAAAAAACAAATAATTATACTTTTTTTATGCCTCTTAGCTTTTACAGCATATAGTCAACAATATTATCCATTAATTGAAGAAGGTCGCTCATGGAATGTACTAATAGTTGTGCCAAGCGAATTGCCATTTGACACATCTTGTTACACAGTGAGCTATTTAGCAAAAGGAGATACAATTATTAATAGTGTTGAATATAAAAAAATGTATTCCTCAAATGAAAAAAATCCTGTTAATTGGAACCTACATGGATTTATAAGAGAAGATGTCGCGAAAAAAGTTTGGTACAAGACAATTGTTGATGCAAATGAAGCTCTTATCTATGATTTTTCCATACTCGCAGGCGACAGTCTTAAACTTGGAAAAGATACGGCTTTTTATTACAAGGTTGATTCTATAACAACGGGAACAGTCGCAAGTTCTTTAAGAGAAAAATATTGGATATCGCAAGACGACTATTCGTGGAGAGAAACGTGGATTGAAGGTATTGGTAGCAATAAAGGAATTCTTGGGAGTGCAATGGCAACGGCAGTTGGAGGTTGGTCATGGTTACTATGTGTGCATGACAATGGTAGCTTGGTTTATATGAATCCTAACCATGAGTCTTGTTATATAAAAACTGATATAGACGAAATTAATAAAACAATTTTTAATGTCTATCCAAACCCATTTACAGATGTAATAGAAATAGATTTTGATGCCAATATTGATAAGTCAAAAATACTTATTTGTATTTATAATTCCATTGGTCAAAAAGTTGTAAATATATCGAAGATAGAAAGTAATCAATTAAAAATAGATTTAAGCAATATGCCTAGTGGTATTTATTATTTGGCAATTCAGGATGAAAGCAGGGTGTTGCTTACTCAAAAGCAAATAAAACTTTAA